The following are encoded in a window of Marinitoga sp. 1197 genomic DNA:
- the atpC gene encoding ATP synthase F1 subunit epsilon: MFDLKIVTPKGIKAEIKAKYAEFTTVEGGMGVLTNRLPIVAKLKVSPLKIKTEDDKEELFAIHSGIIEMDGKEMIILTTAAEKPEEIDVETTMKAIESAKAKLSQIENTAEKAKVQAEIEKNMVRISIVKK, from the coding sequence ATGTTTGATCTAAAAATAGTAACCCCCAAAGGAATAAAAGCTGAAATAAAAGCTAAATATGCCGAATTCACAACAGTTGAGGGTGGAATGGGAGTTTTAACAAATCGACTTCCTATAGTTGCAAAACTTAAAGTTTCACCTTTAAAAATAAAAACAGAAGATGATAAAGAAGAATTATTTGCAATTCATAGTGGAATAATCGAAATGGATGGAAAAGAAATGATAATACTTACAACTGCTGCGGAAAAGCCTGAAGAAATTGACGTAGAAACTACCATGAAAGCTATTGAATCTGCAAAAGCTAAATTATCTCAAATAGAAAATACCGCTGAAAAGGCTAAAGTTCAGGCAGAAATTGAAAAAAATATGGTAAGAATATCGATAGTAAAAAAATAA
- the hemW gene encoding radical SAM family heme chaperone HemW yields MNSEIGIYIHIPFCKSKCLYCDYPSTTNINIQQKYFNYLMKDIELDKYDGKIKTVFLGGGTPSYVDIKYIENIFKKLNITDAFEITIESNPETLTEKKLYNYKMLGINRLSMGIQTFDNNILRAMNRQYNNEIIEKKYSLARKYFFNINFDFILGLPGDNMNILEKNLELIEKLQPQHVSYYIFDDDHPTPLKSLLDKGKMKLPEYEFIEDGFDLIIEELDRMGYKRYEISNWSKKGFECNHNLIYWNNENYYGYGISAGGHVNNIRYTKTSELKKYFKYLNENKIPYEYYNENTLLEELTEELFMGLRLIDGIKVKKLKTKYGKLYEKFFKNFVHVGSDLIKVDNRIRLSKKGQDLSKMVFEKILEVRENIEWI; encoded by the coding sequence TTGAATTCTGAAATCGGGATATACATACATATACCCTTTTGTAAAAGTAAATGTCTATATTGCGATTACCCTTCGACGACAAATATTAATATACAGCAAAAATACTTTAATTATTTAATGAAAGATATAGAATTGGATAAATATGATGGAAAAATAAAAACAGTTTTTTTAGGTGGCGGAACCCCATCTTATGTTGATATTAAATATATAGAAAATATTTTTAAAAAATTAAATATTACCGATGCTTTCGAAATAACGATAGAATCAAATCCTGAAACATTAACAGAAAAAAAATTATATAATTACAAAATGCTTGGAATAAACAGATTAAGTATGGGTATCCAAACATTTGATAATAATATTTTAAGAGCTATGAATAGACAATATAACAATGAAATAATAGAAAAAAAATATAGTCTAGCCAGAAAATATTTTTTTAATATCAATTTTGATTTTATTCTTGGATTACCTGGTGATAATATGAATATTTTAGAAAAAAATTTAGAATTAATAGAAAAACTACAACCTCAACATGTTTCTTATTACATATTTGATGATGATCATCCTACGCCATTAAAAAGTTTATTGGATAAAGGTAAAATGAAATTACCAGAATATGAATTTATTGAAGATGGTTTTGACTTAATAATAGAAGAATTAGACAGAATGGGATATAAAAGATATGAAATATCCAATTGGTCAAAAAAAGGATTCGAATGTAATCATAATTTAATATATTGGAATAATGAAAATTACTATGGTTATGGAATTTCAGCCGGAGGACATGTAAATAATATAAGATATACAAAAACATCAGAATTAAAAAAGTATTTTAAATATCTTAATGAAAATAAGATACCATATGAATATTATAATGAAAACACCTTATTAGAAGAATTAACGGAAGAATTATTCATGGGTTTAAGATTAATAGATGGAATTAAAGTAAAAAAATTAAAAACAAAATATGGAAAATTATATGAAAAATTTTTCAAAAATTTTGTTCATGTAGGGTCAGACTTAATTAAAGTGGATAATAGAATTAGATTGTCAAAAAAAGGCCAGGATTTATCTAAAATGGTATTTGAAAAAATTCTTGAAGTGAGGGAAAATATAGAATGGATATGA
- a CDS encoding deoxycytidylate deaminase, whose translation MKDKVEKYIADLVNRNFEKESNPKEWDEYFMKIAFLVSERSSCTHRKVGAVIVKNKRILATGYNQPPSGFPHCDKINCIRDDLKIKSGEYQEICYGLHAEQNALMQAAKFGISTDGAYIYVTHQPCSICARLIINAGIKKVIYGGNYPDALTKLFFKQTGVEFKMMKK comes from the coding sequence ATGAAAGATAAAGTGGAGAAATATATAGCGGATTTAGTTAATAGAAATTTTGAGAAAGAATCTAATCCTAAAGAATGGGATGAATATTTTATGAAAATTGCTTTTCTTGTTAGCGAAAGGTCTTCGTGTACGCATAGAAAAGTAGGTGCAGTAATAGTAAAAAACAAAAGAATACTGGCAACCGGATATAATCAACCACCATCAGGATTCCCTCATTGTGATAAAATAAACTGTATAAGAGATGATCTAAAAATAAAAAGTGGAGAATATCAGGAAATCTGTTACGGACTTCATGCAGAACAAAATGCATTAATGCAAGCTGCAAAATTTGGGATTTCTACTGATGGAGCTTACATATATGTGACACATCAACCATGTTCTATTTGTGCAAGGTTAATAATTAATGCTGGGATAAAGAAAGTGATATATGGAGGTAATTATCCTGATGCATTAACAAAGTTATTTTTTAAACAAACAGGTGTAGAATTTAAAATGATGAAAAAATAA
- a CDS encoding 2-oxoacid:ferredoxin oxidoreductase subunit beta, which translates to MPNQKYFQYLRKDRLPNVWCPGCGNGIVMKSFIEAAGNLNLDKNKVAVVSGIGCSSRVTGYLDFNTLHTLHGRAIPFATGVKLARPDLEVVVMGGDGDMLAIGGNHFIHACRRNMDLTVILFNNTIYGMTGGQYSPTTPHDSMASTAPYGNIESTFDPVQMAVSSGATYVARSTVYHYTQSVKYIENAIKHKGMSVVEIVSNCHTYYGRYNGMSKPSQFMDYFKKNTIMLNKAKKMSSEELEGKIIIGEFYNNEDKKTYLDLYEELSEKLGGVVK; encoded by the coding sequence ATGCCTAATCAAAAGTATTTCCAGTATTTAAGAAAGGATAGACTACCAAATGTATGGTGCCCTGGTTGTGGAAATGGAATTGTTATGAAATCTTTCATTGAAGCAGCTGGAAATCTAAATTTAGACAAAAATAAAGTTGCAGTAGTTTCTGGAATAGGATGTTCCTCAAGGGTTACAGGATACCTTGATTTTAATACATTACATACTTTGCATGGAAGAGCTATACCTTTTGCAACAGGAGTTAAATTAGCCAGACCTGATTTAGAAGTTGTTGTTATGGGTGGAGATGGAGATATGCTGGCTATTGGTGGAAACCATTTTATCCATGCCTGCAGAAGAAATATGGATTTAACAGTAATACTTTTTAATAATACTATCTATGGAATGACTGGCGGACAGTATTCACCTACCACACCTCATGATTCTATGGCTTCCACGGCCCCATATGGTAATATTGAAAGCACATTTGATCCTGTTCAAATGGCAGTATCTTCAGGTGCAACATATGTAGCAAGAAGCACAGTATATCATTATACCCAAAGTGTAAAATATATAGAAAATGCAATAAAACATAAAGGTATGTCTGTTGTAGAAATAGTTTCAAATTGTCATACATATTATGGAAGATATAACGGAATGAGTAAACCTTCTCAATTTATGGACTATTTTAAGAAAAATACTATAATGTTAAATAAAGCAAAAAAAATGAGCAGTGAAGAGCTTGAAGGTAAAATTATTATAGGTGAATTTTATAATAACGAAGACAAAAAAACCTATCTTGATTTATATGAAGAATTATCTGAAAAATTAGGTGGTGTTGTGAAGTGA
- a CDS encoding 2-oxoacid:acceptor oxidoreductase family protein, which yields MNIKEPRSIRISGMGGQGNILMGLILAESLVNEGYWVVQSQHYGAQVRGGLSFCDVLYSDEVIDYPKAETFDILYIMNDIAFPHLTMIKNNGIIFYDSSYIKSLPQTVSRITKKIVAIPASKLAYEELGNTNVANMIGLGAIAKNCEIVKLETLIKIMKKRVNPKFYELDEKALKIGYEYSNKKYEIKINDKNGRGF from the coding sequence GTGAATATAAAAGAACCAAGAAGTATCAGAATTAGTGGAATGGGCGGTCAGGGAAATATACTCATGGGTCTTATTTTAGCAGAATCTCTTGTTAATGAAGGTTATTGGGTAGTTCAATCTCAGCATTATGGAGCTCAGGTTAGAGGTGGCTTATCTTTTTGTGACGTGTTATACTCAGATGAAGTTATTGATTATCCAAAAGCAGAAACATTTGATATATTATACATTATGAATGATATAGCATTTCCACATTTAACTATGATAAAAAACAATGGTATAATTTTTTATGATAGTTCATATATAAAATCACTCCCTCAAACTGTATCAAGAATTACAAAAAAAATAGTTGCTATTCCTGCATCAAAATTGGCATACGAAGAACTTGGAAATACAAATGTTGCAAATATGATAGGACTTGGAGCAATTGCTAAAAATTGTGAAATTGTTAAATTAGAAACATTAATTAAAATTATGAAAAAACGTGTAAATCCAAAATTTTACGAATTAGACGAAAAGGCTCTAAAAATTGGTTATGAATATAGCAACAAAAAATATGAAATAAAAATAAATGATAAAAATGGAAGAGGATTTTAA
- a CDS encoding diacylglycerol kinase family protein, with protein sequence MRKFSKSISFAIKGLFEVFKTQRNFKIQTFFALIAFTLSFILNLNESQILWISLAIFFVLILETINTLIEKMMDLIHPHYNPIVGLIKDLGAAAVLIAASFSIVIAVVIFGGKIFNWPPKYGIIIGIAFIVFIITGSLFKGREKNDR encoded by the coding sequence ATGAGAAAATTTTCAAAAAGTATTTCTTTTGCAATTAAAGGCTTATTTGAAGTTTTTAAAACTCAAAGAAATTTTAAAATTCAAACTTTTTTCGCTTTAATAGCCTTTACATTATCTTTTATACTCAACCTAAATGAAAGTCAGATTTTATGGATATCATTGGCTATATTTTTTGTTTTAATTTTAGAAACAATAAACACATTAATAGAAAAAATGATGGATTTGATACATCCTCATTACAATCCTATCGTAGGACTAATAAAGGATTTAGGTGCTGCTGCGGTACTAATCGCAGCATCTTTTTCTATTGTAATTGCAGTTGTCATATTCGGTGGTAAAATTTTCAATTGGCCTCCAAAATATGGTATAATAATAGGTATAGCATTTATTGTATTTATAATAACTGGGAGTTTGTTTAAAGGGAGGGAAAAAAATGACCGATAA
- a CDS encoding protein-glutamate methylesterase/protein-glutamine glutaminase, with translation MTDNVIKILIVDDSGFMRMVLKDIIEKQKDMKVVGIAKTGLEGVEKAITLKPDVITMDVEMPELNGLEAVKLIMKKNPTPIIMVSSLTSKDSEITIEALGNGAVDFIQKPAGSVSWTFRAVADDLLIKIRNAAKIDPTKLTKRSTFKAKRPRITSLLRGQKIVLIASSTGGPRSLDTIIPNLPKGINVPVVVVQHMPAGFTKSLASRLDKVSELKVKEAEDNEELKPDTVYIAPGSYHLGLKSKGSKVYTYLDSSDKINNVRPAADFTFDKAAEIYKSNIVAAVLTGMGKDGAKGAFKIKHYGGKIIAESPKTCVVYGMPKAVVEENYADFVLPNYEIAEKIVELLGGK, from the coding sequence ATGACCGATAATGTAATAAAAATTCTAATTGTAGATGATTCTGGATTTATGAGAATGGTATTAAAAGACATAATTGAAAAACAAAAAGACATGAAAGTTGTTGGAATAGCAAAAACCGGACTCGAAGGAGTAGAAAAAGCGATAACGCTGAAACCAGATGTAATAACAATGGATGTTGAAATGCCTGAATTAAATGGACTTGAAGCGGTAAAATTAATAATGAAAAAAAATCCAACCCCTATTATTATGGTTAGCAGTTTAACCTCAAAAGATTCTGAAATAACAATAGAAGCTCTGGGAAATGGTGCAGTAGATTTTATACAAAAGCCAGCTGGAAGCGTTTCATGGACATTTAGAGCAGTTGCGGATGATCTATTGATAAAAATAAGAAATGCTGCAAAGATAGACCCAACAAAATTAACGAAAAGATCTACATTCAAAGCAAAAAGACCTAGAATAACCTCCCTTCTAAGAGGACAAAAAATTGTATTAATTGCATCATCAACAGGTGGGCCAAGATCATTGGATACTATAATTCCAAATCTCCCAAAAGGTATAAATGTGCCTGTGGTGGTTGTGCAACATATGCCTGCTGGATTTACAAAATCTCTTGCAAGTAGACTAGATAAAGTTTCAGAGTTAAAAGTAAAAGAGGCTGAAGATAATGAAGAATTAAAACCTGATACGGTATATATTGCACCTGGAAGCTATCATTTGGGATTGAAATCAAAAGGCTCTAAAGTATATACATATCTGGATTCATCGGATAAAATAAACAATGTAAGACCTGCTGCTGATTTTACTTTTGATAAAGCTGCCGAAATATATAAATCAAATATAGTAGCAGCAGTCTTAACAGGTATGGGAAAAGATGGAGCAAAAGGTGCATTTAAAATAAAGCATTATGGAGGGAAAATAATTGCAGAATCTCCAAAAACGTGTGTTGTATACGGTATGCCCAAAGCAGTTGTAGAAGAAAATTATGCTGATTTTGTTTTACCAAATTATGAAATAGCAGAGAAAATAGTTGAGTTATTAGGAGGAAAATGA
- a CDS encoding M23 family metallopeptidase: protein MKNRFILILLILLPLVLFSVKTFIYTIKSGDSLEKIANKFNIPLSLIIDYNPDYAYKKYIYPGENLLIPEKAIMIYRVKSGDNLSYIAKIFFSDASLIAEYNNIKDPDLLYIGQKLEIPYEYIGLSFNKQVDVSWPVWGEITSLYGWRIHPIYNEKRFHSGVDIALSEGAPILSAVSGKVVEVKKDNGYGIYVKIKAEKHYYIFAHMSKALATVGEIVKKGELIGRVGSTGISTGPHVHFEVRTLADKSVDPLGLLPGFKYAHVSIEKHYMGGN from the coding sequence ATGAAAAATCGGTTTATTTTAATCTTATTGATTTTATTACCCCTTGTATTATTTTCAGTAAAAACATTTATTTATACAATAAAAAGTGGTGATTCTCTGGAAAAAATAGCAAATAAATTTAATATTCCTTTATCTCTTATTATTGATTATAATCCGGATTATGCATATAAGAAATATATATATCCTGGCGAAAACTTATTAATACCAGAAAAAGCTATAATGATATATCGTGTTAAATCAGGAGACAATTTAAGTTATATAGCAAAAATATTCTTTTCTGATGCAAGTTTAATAGCTGAATATAACAATATAAAAGATCCAGATCTTCTTTATATAGGCCAAAAATTAGAAATTCCATATGAATACATTGGTTTAAGCTTTAATAAGCAGGTTGATGTATCTTGGCCTGTATGGGGAGAAATTACATCGTTGTATGGCTGGCGAATACATCCGATATATAACGAAAAAAGATTTCATTCTGGTGTAGATATAGCTTTAAGCGAAGGTGCGCCAATATTATCTGCAGTTAGTGGAAAGGTTGTTGAAGTAAAAAAAGATAATGGATATGGAATATACGTAAAAATAAAAGCAGAAAAACATTATTATATATTTGCACATATGTCAAAAGCACTTGCTACAGTGGGTGAAATCGTTAAAAAAGGTGAATTAATCGGAAGAGTAGGCTCAACAGGAATATCCACTGGACCTCATGTCCATTTTGAAGTTAGAACATTAGCGGATAAATCCGTAGATCCATTGGGTTTATTACCAGGATTTAAATATGCTCATGTATCAATAGAGAAACATTATATGGGTGGTAATTAG
- a CDS encoding N-acetylmuramoyl-L-alanine amidase family protein, protein MRKLLISIFLLITLSFFSKELYLQWKKVDNNNYIEKNNNIFLNISYLEKLGYIIMGTSENMFILKLDDTWSAVVFPKAEVAIINSSESISLNSEDFMYINKKYFVKLNILAKIANLEYFKNSKGYYLNYKLAKLKSIDGFLMKDRLRIIMEFSAKPEKFEIYPLTAVPGYLIKVFGVEIPEVSFSKEFNNKFLSRIKAMQHSQKEIWVTIILGAEAKKYTKLEENGRIMLDIEMTEDFTKPVVVIDPGHGAFDPGALGYLGTREKDMALKVALKTKEILKNKNIRVYLTRDTDKFIELYNRAKIANDLHADLFISIHLNSYLENRSVRGSEVYYFSFSDDKYARKIARKENLDMNDNKDIIQSRVIEKKNSIPESKKMAEILKKYIEKNKIPFRSTNAAEFAVLAYTKCPAVLFELEFLSNPIVEVNFISGKYVDLFAKIIAESIMEYFNVK, encoded by the coding sequence ATGAGAAAATTATTAATATCAATATTTTTACTTATTACATTATCTTTTTTTTCAAAAGAATTATATCTTCAATGGAAAAAAGTGGATAATAATAATTATATTGAGAAAAACAATAATATTTTTCTCAATATTTCTTATTTAGAAAAGCTTGGATATATAATAATGGGAACATCAGAAAATATGTTTATATTAAAATTAGATGATACGTGGTCTGCTGTTGTTTTTCCAAAAGCCGAAGTTGCTATTATAAATTCTTCTGAAAGTATTTCACTTAATTCTGAAGATTTTATGTATATTAATAAAAAATATTTTGTAAAATTGAACATTCTTGCCAAAATAGCTAATCTTGAATATTTTAAGAATTCCAAAGGATATTACTTAAATTATAAACTTGCAAAATTGAAAAGTATAGACGGTTTTTTAATGAAGGATAGATTAAGGATTATAATGGAATTTTCAGCTAAACCAGAAAAATTTGAGATATATCCATTAACAGCTGTTCCTGGTTATTTAATAAAAGTTTTTGGAGTTGAAATTCCTGAAGTTTCCTTTTCAAAAGAATTCAATAATAAATTTTTAAGCCGAATTAAAGCTATGCAGCATTCGCAAAAAGAAATATGGGTGACTATAATACTTGGAGCAGAAGCAAAAAAATACACAAAACTGGAAGAAAATGGTCGAATTATGTTGGATATAGAAATGACTGAAGATTTTACCAAACCTGTAGTTGTCATAGATCCAGGACATGGAGCATTTGATCCGGGAGCACTAGGATATCTTGGAACAAGAGAAAAAGATATGGCATTAAAAGTTGCATTAAAAACAAAAGAAATACTTAAAAACAAAAATATAAGAGTATATCTTACTCGTGATACTGATAAATTTATAGAATTATATAATAGAGCAAAAATTGCAAATGACTTACATGCAGATCTTTTTATAAGTATTCACTTGAATTCATATCTTGAAAATAGAAGTGTTAGGGGATCGGAAGTTTATTATTTTTCTTTTTCCGATGACAAATATGCAAGAAAAATTGCAAGAAAAGAAAATCTTGATATGAATGATAATAAAGATATAATACAATCAAGAGTTATAGAAAAGAAAAACTCTATACCTGAAAGCAAAAAAATGGCGGAGATTTTAAAGAAATATATAGAAAAAAATAAAATACCATTTAGATCTACAAATGCCGCTGAATTTGCTGTTTTAGCATATACAAAATGTCCAGCTGTGTTATTTGAATTAGAATTTTTATCAAATCCAATTGTAGAAGTTAACTTTATTTCAGGGAAATATGTGGATTTATTTGCAAAAATAATAGCCGAATCAATTATGGAATATTTTAATGTGAAGTAA
- a CDS encoding heavy metal-binding domain-containing protein, whose product MIVTTVGYVPGYEFKEVLGIVIGNTVHSKHLGRDIAAAFKTLAGGELKGYTEMLTEARNIAYERMIDEAEKLGADAIIGMRFSSSAVMQGAAEMLAYGTAVKLKKIED is encoded by the coding sequence ATGATAGTAACAACTGTTGGTTATGTTCCCGGATATGAGTTCAAAGAAGTTTTAGGTATAGTTATAGGTAATACTGTTCATTCAAAACATTTAGGAAGAGATATTGCTGCTGCATTTAAAACATTGGCTGGTGGTGAATTGAAAGGTTATACAGAAATGCTCACAGAAGCAAGGAATATTGCATATGAAAGAATGATCGATGAAGCAGAAAAACTTGGTGCTGACGCTATTATTGGTATGAGATTTTCAAGCTCTGCTGTTATGCAAGGCGCTGCAGAAATGTTGGCTTATGGAACTGCTGTAAAATTAAAGAAAATAGAAGATTAA
- a CDS encoding ABC transporter permease subunit, with amino-acid sequence MKKEFYEMRVRFLILFIITIILFFSIAPFQKIYVNMIEENITVIKTYAEKFGIANMIENLNDWNYYIYTQWFGKNFGQMLPIFAIIAAFPLFSREFENGTMEYLMVRKSRDYIFLSKVYSGLILLFLLVIFGNVLPIVYSNLFNKNFNSIIAYKYMIHGLFGVLFWYEVTVFFSIIFNDQVKPILSSIGLLAITTALGFIKPLNFLNTYIYILGNNILKYGKIDWTYSIYLFVLGEIIASLAYYTFKNKEI; translated from the coding sequence ATGAAAAAAGAGTTTTATGAAATGAGAGTACGTTTTTTAATCTTATTTATAATAACAATAATCTTATTTTTTTCTATAGCTCCATTTCAAAAAATATATGTAAATATGATTGAAGAGAATATAACAGTTATAAAAACATATGCAGAAAAATTTGGTATAGCAAATATGATTGAAAATTTAAATGATTGGAATTATTATATTTATACTCAATGGTTTGGAAAAAACTTTGGACAAATGTTACCGATTTTTGCTATTATAGCAGCATTTCCATTATTTTCACGAGAATTTGAAAATGGAACAATGGAATATTTGATGGTAAGAAAGTCAAGAGACTATATATTTTTATCAAAAGTATATAGTGGTTTGATTTTATTATTTTTACTTGTTATTTTTGGAAATGTATTGCCCATTGTATATTCTAATTTATTTAACAAAAATTTTAATTCAATTATAGCATATAAATATATGATTCATGGTTTGTTCGGTGTATTATTTTGGTACGAAGTAACTGTATTTTTTTCTATAATCTTTAATGATCAGGTTAAACCCATTCTTTCATCTATAGGTTTATTAGCTATTACAACAGCATTGGGATTCATAAAACCTTTAAACTTTCTAAATACTTATATCTATATTCTTGGTAATAATATTTTAAAATACGGAAAAATTGATTGGACTTATAGTATATACCTTTTTGTTTTAGGAGAAATTATCGCTTCTTTAGCATATTACACTTTTAAAAACAAAGAAATCTGA
- a CDS encoding ABC transporter ATP-binding protein: MILKIEGLTKKYGNLIAVNNISFEINRGEIFGLLGPNGAGKTTTLKCILGLRKQNKGQIQINGKIAYLPEKKQLYKSLTVEKMIEINNFLTKDFSIKKAYELLSDFNIDKKIKISNLSHGMLTQIYIIITFSQNADLYILDEPTWGLDPLMRNKVLDLIREFTYNGKSVLYTSHILSEVEKIADRIAIMSKGKILEIDYLDNIKNKYTAISLPKEEKTKGYLWKSLEKENVWIIKNNKGEHITIDDIFEAIVKGEW; encoded by the coding sequence ATGATTTTAAAGATTGAAGGTTTAACAAAAAAATATGGAAATTTAATTGCAGTAAACAATATTTCTTTTGAAATAAATCGTGGAGAAATATTTGGATTATTAGGTCCAAATGGTGCTGGAAAAACTACAACTTTAAAATGTATATTAGGTCTAAGAAAACAGAATAAAGGTCAAATCCAAATTAATGGAAAAATTGCTTATTTGCCAGAAAAAAAACAATTATATAAAAGTTTAACAGTTGAAAAAATGATTGAGATTAATAATTTTTTGACGAAAGATTTTTCCATAAAAAAAGCATATGAATTATTAAGTGATTTTAATATAGATAAAAAAATTAAGATTTCAAATTTATCTCATGGAATGCTTACACAAATATATATTATAATAACTTTTTCACAAAATGCTGATTTATATATTTTAGATGAACCAACATGGGGACTTGATCCTTTAATGAGAAATAAAGTTTTAGATTTAATCAGAGAATTTACATATAATGGAAAAAGTGTATTATATACCAGTCACATCCTTTCTGAAGTCGAAAAAATTGCAGATAGAATTGCTATTATGTCTAAAGGAAAAATATTAGAAATTGACTATCTTGATAATATAAAAAATAAATATACTGCCATATCACTTCCTAAAGAAGAAAAAACAAAAGGGTATTTATGGAAAAGTTTAGAAAAAGAAAATGTATGGATTATTAAAAACAACAAAGGAGAACATATAACTATAGACGATATCTTCGAAGCTATTGTAAAGGGGGAATGGTAA
- a CDS encoding GntR family transcriptional regulator encodes MWFSIDFHSHTPVYKQIKNKIKEKILNNELKKEMFIPSIRVLAKELGVNLNTVARAYRELENENVIKSIRGSGYIVIGINEKDFINNKIEEFKKAVVSCKSANIKKEDLFEIIEDLFGGE; translated from the coding sequence ATGTGGTTTTCTATAGATTTTCATTCGCATACTCCTGTATATAAACAAATAAAAAATAAAATAAAAGAGAAAATTCTAAATAACGAATTAAAAAAAGAGATGTTTATTCCTTCAATTAGAGTATTAGCAAAAGAATTAGGTGTAAATTTAAATACCGTTGCAAGAGCTTATAGAGAATTAGAAAATGAAAATGTTATTAAATCTATACGCGGTTCTGGTTATATTGTTATAGGAATAAATGAAAAAGATTTTATTAATAATAAAATTGAAGAATTTAAAAAAGCAGTTGTTTCATGCAAAAGTGCAAATATAAAAAAAGAAGATCTATTTGAAATTATAGAAGATTTATTTGGAGGTGAATAA